In Patescibacteria group bacterium, a single genomic region encodes these proteins:
- a CDS encoding MBL fold metallo-hydrolase, whose amino-acid sequence MEEKHNIINWKKWATGALGVATVFAVAFFALSFVFRAVPSTALNAPNLANGGEFGGDVEDTLMIAFLDIGQGDAILVRGPNGTTVLFDGGPDRTLLVRLGEVLPFWQHSIDMIVITNPDKDHIGGFIPLLQTMKVGLVLEPGTSSVSATYRTLKEEIAKSQKEHGTRTVIARKGMRFPIGAGAEIDILFPDRDVSDWKTNDGSIIARVVFASTSVLLTGDSTKKTESLLGRVEPTDILKVGHHGSRTSTGEALVSMLRPKWAVISAGFKNKYGHPHEETLNTLKKFDVTTLITYEKGTIVFTSDGRAFSEPTFPH is encoded by the coding sequence ATGGAAGAGAAGCATAACATAATCAATTGGAAAAAGTGGGCGACAGGCGCGCTCGGTGTCGCCACTGTTTTTGCTGTTGCTTTCTTTGCGCTGTCGTTCGTGTTTCGAGCCGTACCGTCAACAGCACTGAATGCACCGAATCTTGCAAACGGTGGGGAGTTTGGTGGTGACGTTGAGGACACGCTGATGATTGCTTTTCTGGATATCGGCCAAGGCGACGCTATCTTAGTGCGTGGACCGAACGGAACCACAGTGTTGTTTGATGGCGGCCCCGATCGCACACTCCTCGTGCGCCTGGGCGAAGTCCTGCCATTTTGGCAACACTCTATCGATATGATCGTGATCACAAACCCAGACAAAGACCACATCGGCGGCTTCATTCCGCTGCTACAAACCATGAAAGTTGGTCTAGTGCTCGAGCCCGGCACCTCGTCTGTCTCGGCAACATACCGCACGCTGAAAGAAGAAATAGCAAAATCACAAAAAGAACATGGCACGCGGACGGTCATCGCCCGAAAGGGAATGCGTTTCCCGATTGGCGCCGGAGCAGAAATCGATATTCTGTTTCCGGATCGCGACGTATCTGATTGGAAAACGAACGACGGTTCCATTATTGCTCGAGTGGTGTTCGCGAGCACCTCCGTGTTGCTCACGGGAGATTCGACGAAGAAGACCGAGTCACTGCTTGGTCGCGTCGAACCCACCGACATCCTGAAGGTTGGCCATCATGGCTCCCGCACTTCCACTGGTGAGGCTCTGGTCTCAATGTTGCGGCCAAAGTGGGCTGTGATTTCTGCCGGTTTCAAAAACAAATACGGTCATCCGCATGAAGAAACGCTGAATACACTCAAAAAATTCGACGTAACCACGCTCATCACCTACGAAAAAGGCACGATCGTCTTCACCTCGGACGGCCGCGCCTTTTCGGAGCCCACGTTTCCGCACTAG